Proteins encoded together in one Pseudomonas sp. Seg1 window:
- a CDS encoding penicillin acylase family protein, producing MASPALTHFLPRFGVAAAVTGVLSLSGCQTWNAQDTLPPTSGVQPLKGLAQNVSVRRNAMGMPLIESNSFHDALFTLGYVHASDRINQMVTLRLLAQGRLAEMSGASMLDADRYMRAVNLKKSAAELYKASSPRLKRFFEVYARGVNAYLFRYADKLPGDLATSGYKPEYWKPEDSALIFALLNFSQSANLPEEISSLVLAQTVTTDKLAWLTPSAPDESLPLAEADKLQGLKLNGQIPGLNELSNASQQLSTLNLLGTTSSNNWAIAPQRSRSGKSLLASDSHGPLAAPSLWSFVQIRAPKYQAAGVTVAGLPMVLGGFNGKVAWSMTSVLGDNQDLFLEKIRRQGSSLTYEVNGKWQPLGVRNETYFVKGQRPIREAVYETRHGALLNSAQAAAQGNGFGLALQTPSFTDDKSLDAFFDLSRAQNVERASDASREIRAIALNLVFADASNIGWQVTGRFPNRREGEGLLPSPGWEGRYDWDGYADPMLHPYDQDPAQGWLGTANQRVIPHGYGMQLSNSWAAPERGERLAELAGSGKHDSRSVIAMQYDQTTTFAAKLKKVFEAPGMKQPLKQAIDALPETDRSKAREAFTRLMAFDGKLSPTSADAAIYELFLQESMKQIFLDELGPESSPAWKAFIANGDLSYAAQADHLLGREDSPFWDDIRTPQKEDKAVILARSFAAAISAGDSQLGGDHKAWQWGKLHSYTWKNSNGQTVRGPLAAGGDHTTLNTAAFAWGQDFTTTRAPSMRFIVDFGQAEPLMGQNGTGQSGNPVSPNYLNGIDQWLKGQYIGLPMQPQNFDRVYGKNRLTLTPGK from the coding sequence ATGGCCTCGCCAGCCCTTACACATTTTCTTCCCCGGTTCGGCGTTGCCGCAGCAGTGACCGGTGTTTTGAGCCTGTCCGGTTGCCAGACCTGGAACGCTCAGGACACCCTCCCGCCCACCTCCGGCGTGCAACCGCTCAAGGGCCTGGCGCAGAACGTTTCGGTACGCCGCAACGCCATGGGCATGCCGTTGATCGAAAGCAACAGCTTCCACGACGCGCTGTTCACCCTCGGTTACGTCCACGCCAGCGACCGCATCAACCAGATGGTCACCCTGCGCCTGCTGGCTCAGGGCCGTCTGGCGGAAATGTCTGGCGCCTCGATGCTCGACGCCGACCGCTACATGCGCGCCGTCAATCTGAAGAAAAGCGCCGCCGAACTTTACAAGGCTTCGTCGCCACGGCTGAAACGCTTTTTCGAAGTCTATGCCCGGGGCGTCAACGCCTACCTGTTCCGCTACGCCGACAAGTTGCCGGGCGACCTGGCCACAAGTGGCTACAAGCCTGAATACTGGAAACCGGAAGATTCGGCGCTGATTTTCGCCCTGCTGAATTTCAGCCAGTCGGCCAACCTGCCGGAAGAAATCTCTTCACTGGTGCTCGCGCAAACCGTGACCACAGACAAACTCGCGTGGCTGACCCCGTCCGCGCCGGACGAGAGTCTGCCGCTGGCCGAAGCCGACAAGCTGCAAGGCCTCAAGCTCAACGGGCAAATCCCCGGCCTGAACGAACTGAGCAACGCCAGCCAGCAACTGTCGACGCTGAACCTGCTCGGCACCACGTCTTCGAACAACTGGGCCATCGCCCCGCAACGCAGTCGCAGCGGCAAGAGCCTGCTCGCCAGCGACAGCCATGGGCCATTGGCCGCGCCGTCGCTATGGAGTTTCGTGCAGATCCGCGCGCCGAAGTATCAGGCGGCAGGTGTGACCGTCGCCGGTTTGCCAATGGTGCTGGGTGGTTTCAACGGCAAAGTGGCCTGGAGCATGACCAGCGTGCTCGGCGATAACCAGGACCTGTTCCTGGAAAAAATCCGCCGTCAGGGCAGCAGCCTGACTTACGAGGTCAACGGCAAATGGCAGCCGCTGGGCGTGCGCAACGAAACCTATTTCGTCAAAGGCCAGCGGCCGATTCGCGAAGCGGTGTACGAAACCCGCCACGGCGCGTTGCTCAACAGTGCTCAGGCTGCGGCGCAAGGCAACGGTTTTGGTCTGGCCCTGCAAACACCGAGCTTCACCGACGACAAATCCCTGGACGCGTTTTTTGATCTGAGCCGAGCGCAGAATGTTGAACGCGCCTCGGACGCGAGCCGCGAGATCCGCGCCATCGCCCTGAACCTGGTCTTCGCCGATGCCAGCAATATCGGCTGGCAAGTCACCGGACGTTTCCCCAATCGTCGTGAAGGCGAAGGCTTGCTGCCGTCGCCGGGCTGGGAAGGTCGTTACGACTGGGACGGTTACGCCGACCCGATGCTGCACCCCTACGATCAGGATCCGGCGCAAGGCTGGCTCGGCACCGCCAACCAGCGCGTCATCCCTCACGGTTACGGCATGCAACTGTCCAACTCCTGGGCCGCGCCGGAACGTGGCGAGCGTCTGGCGGAACTGGCTGGCAGCGGCAAACATGACAGCCGCAGCGTGATCGCCATGCAGTACGACCAGACCACGACTTTCGCCGCCAAGCTGAAGAAAGTCTTCGAAGCACCGGGCATGAAGCAGCCGCTGAAACAGGCAATCGATGCATTGCCGGAAACCGATCGCAGCAAGGCTCGCGAGGCGTTCACCCGCTTGATGGCGTTCGACGGCAAGCTTAGCCCGACTTCGGCGGATGCAGCGATCTATGAACTGTTCCTGCAAGAAAGCATGAAGCAGATCTTCCTCGACGAACTCGGCCCGGAATCCAGCCCGGCGTGGAAAGCGTTTATTGCCAACGGTGATTTGTCCTACGCAGCGCAAGCCGATCATCTGCTGGGACGCGAAGACAGTCCGTTCTGGGACGACATCCGTACGCCGCAGAAAGAAGACAAGGCTGTGATTCTCGCCCGCAGTTTTGCGGCAGCCATCAGTGCTGGCGACAGTCAGTTGGGCGGCGATCACAAAGCCTGGCAGTGGGGCAAACTGCACAGCTACACCTGGAAAAACAGCAATGGTCAGACCGTTCGTGGACCACTGGCGGCGGGTGGCGATCACACGACGTTGAACACCGCAGCGTTTGCCTGGGGTCAGGATTTCACCACTACGCGTGCGCCATCGATGCGCTTTATCGTCGACTTCGGTCAAGCTGAACCGCTGATGGGGCAGAACGGTACGGGGCAGTCGGGGAATCCGGTCAGCCCGAATTACCTCAATGGCATTGATCAGTGGTTGAAAGGGCAATACATCGGCTTGCCGATGCAGCCGCAGAACTTTGATCGGGTGTATGGCAAAAACCGTCTGACCCTGACTCCCGGCAAGTAG
- a CDS encoding cysteine hydrolase family protein has product MELEANAALIIIDQQKGILHPRLGRRNNPQAEERILDLLGLWRHSERPVIHVQHLSREPDSVFWPEQEGVEFQQRFLPRDGEWLIQKQVPDAFCATGLAARLREAGIGQLVIVGVATHNSVEATARTAGNLGFAAWVAEDACFTFDKADYFGTLRTAEDVHGMSLGNLHGEYATVVSSARILAAG; this is encoded by the coding sequence ATGGAACTTGAGGCCAACGCTGCACTGATCATCATCGACCAGCAAAAAGGCATCCTGCACCCCCGCTTGGGGCGGCGTAACAATCCGCAGGCTGAGGAGCGAATCCTCGATCTGCTGGGGCTTTGGCGGCACAGCGAGCGGCCGGTCATCCATGTGCAGCATCTATCCCGTGAACCGGACTCGGTGTTCTGGCCCGAACAGGAAGGGGTGGAGTTTCAGCAAAGGTTTTTGCCCCGGGACGGTGAGTGGCTGATCCAGAAACAAGTGCCGGATGCGTTCTGTGCCACCGGGCTTGCGGCGCGGTTGCGTGAGGCGGGGATCGGGCAATTGGTCATCGTCGGCGTGGCGACCCACAACTCGGTGGAGGCCACGGCGCGCACGGCAGGCAATCTGGGATTCGCTGCGTGGGTGGCGGAGGATGCGTGCTTCACCTTCGACAAGGCCGATTACTTCGGCACGTTGCGTACGGCTGAAGACGTGCACGGGATGTCGCTGGGGAATTTGCATGGGGAGTATGCGACGGTGGTCAGTTCGGCGCGGATTCTGGCGGCAGGCTGA
- a CDS encoding ligase-associated DNA damage response exonuclease, producing MDLVIARPEGLYCPAGDFYIDPWRPVERSVITHAHGDHARTGNQHYLSSSASEGILRARLGQDINLQTLAYGQRLTHHGVTLSFHPAGHVLGSAQVRLEYGGEVWVASGDYKIEPDGTCAPFEPVRCHTFITESTFGLPIYRWQPQAQVFSEINEWWKANIAAGKASVLFCYSFGKAQRILHGIDETLGPILSHGAVEPLNRVYRDAGVYLPPTIYAGDVKKSDPIMREALVIAPPSAGGSTWMRRFGDFSDAFASGWMRLRGTRRRRGVDRGFVLSDHADWPGLLWAINQTGAERVMVTHGSIGVLVRHLREQGLDAQGFNTEYGDDEEENIASQPTIAEMPA from the coding sequence ATGGATCTTGTTATCGCCCGCCCCGAAGGTTTGTACTGCCCCGCCGGGGATTTTTATATCGACCCCTGGCGTCCCGTCGAGCGCTCGGTGATCACCCATGCCCATGGCGACCACGCTCGCACCGGCAACCAGCACTACCTTTCCAGCAGCGCCAGCGAAGGGATTTTGCGCGCGCGTCTGGGGCAGGACATCAACCTGCAAACCCTCGCCTACGGCCAGCGCTTGACCCACCACGGCGTCACCTTGAGTTTTCACCCCGCTGGCCATGTGCTCGGCTCGGCACAGGTGCGTCTGGAATACGGTGGCGAAGTCTGGGTCGCTTCCGGCGATTACAAGATCGAGCCGGACGGCACCTGCGCGCCGTTTGAACCGGTGCGCTGCCACACCTTCATCACCGAATCGACCTTCGGCCTGCCGATTTACCGCTGGCAGCCACAGGCGCAGGTATTCAGCGAAATCAATGAATGGTGGAAAGCCAATATCGCCGCTGGCAAAGCCAGCGTGTTGTTCTGTTACTCCTTCGGCAAGGCCCAGCGGATCCTCCACGGCATCGACGAAACCCTCGGCCCGATCCTCAGCCACGGCGCCGTAGAGCCGTTGAACCGTGTCTACCGCGACGCCGGCGTGTACTTGCCGCCAACAATCTATGCCGGTGACGTGAAAAAAAGTGACCCGATCATGCGCGAGGCGCTGGTGATCGCCCCGCCCTCGGCCGGTGGCAGCACCTGGATGCGGCGTTTCGGCGATTTCAGCGATGCCTTCGCCAGCGGCTGGATGCGCCTGCGCGGCACGCGTCGGCGGCGCGGGGTGGATCGCGGCTTCGTGCTGTCCGATCACGCCGACTGGCCCGGCCTGCTCTGGGCGATCAATCAGACCGGCGCCGAGCGGGTGATGGTCACCCACGGTTCAATTGGCGTGCTAGTGCGCCATCTGCGCGAACAGGGGCTCGATGCCCAGGGCTTCAACACCGAATACGGCGATGACGAAGAAGAAAACATCGCCTCTCAACCGACCATCGCCGAGATGCCCGCATGA
- a CDS encoding ATP-dependent DNA ligase, whose product MKAFAELYAELDATTSSNAKLAAMQAYFAQAEPQDAAWAVYFLSGGRPRQLVPVRILRELAVEVSGLTPWLFEESYQAVGDLAETISLVLPENLHSSDAGLAEWIEDKLLPLRGETPEFLSRQLPALWAQLDRPSLMLCIKLITGSFRVGVSKLLVTRALASMAGLDSKRVAQRLVGYTDLSNRPNAASYLKLIAAESADEHSQRGGQPYPFFLAHALSQPVEEFEAMIGPASDWQVEWKWDGIRAQVVKREGRLWVWSRGEELVTERFPELDVLVHGLPDGTVIDGEIVVWKSTHPRTEDAFDPQSPEPPAVQPFALLQQRIGRKTLDKKILEDVPVVVLAYDLLEWQGEDWRNQPQAKRRAQLEEVIARCNSPVLLASPVLTGSDWFDLARQREASRRLGVEGMMLKARDALYGVGRTKDMGVWWKWKVDPFSVDAVLIYAQRGHGRRASLYSDYTFAVWDGPPESSQRALVPFAKAYSGLTDEEMRQVDSIVRKTTVEKFGPVSSVKPSLVFELGFEGIALSRRHKSGIAVRFPRMLRWRQDKTVDEADSLATLQDLLA is encoded by the coding sequence ATGAAAGCCTTCGCCGAGTTGTACGCCGAACTCGACGCCACCACGTCCAGCAACGCCAAACTGGCGGCCATGCAAGCTTATTTTGCCCAGGCCGAACCGCAGGACGCCGCTTGGGCGGTGTACTTTCTGTCCGGTGGCCGGCCCCGGCAACTGGTGCCGGTGCGGATCCTGCGCGAACTCGCTGTCGAGGTGTCCGGGCTGACGCCGTGGTTGTTCGAGGAGAGCTATCAGGCCGTCGGCGATCTGGCGGAAACCATTTCGCTGGTGCTCCCGGAAAATCTGCACAGCTCCGATGCCGGCCTCGCCGAGTGGATTGAAGACAAACTGTTGCCGCTGCGCGGTGAAACCCCGGAATTCCTCTCACGGCAACTGCCGGCACTGTGGGCGCAGCTGGATCGGCCGAGCCTGATGCTGTGCATCAAACTGATCACCGGAAGCTTCCGTGTCGGCGTGTCGAAATTGCTGGTGACCCGCGCGCTGGCCTCGATGGCCGGGCTCGACAGTAAACGTGTCGCCCAGCGTCTGGTGGGTTACACCGACCTGTCCAATCGGCCGAACGCTGCCAGTTATCTGAAGCTGATCGCCGCCGAATCCGCCGACGAACACTCCCAGCGCGGTGGCCAGCCGTACCCGTTTTTCCTCGCACATGCCTTGTCGCAACCGGTTGAAGAGTTCGAGGCGATGATTGGCCCGGCGAGCGACTGGCAGGTGGAATGGAAATGGGATGGCATCCGTGCGCAAGTGGTCAAGCGTGAAGGGCGGTTATGGGTGTGGTCGCGGGGTGAAGAACTGGTCACCGAGCGCTTCCCCGAACTGGATGTGCTGGTCCACGGTTTGCCGGACGGCACGGTGATCGACGGCGAGATCGTGGTGTGGAAAAGCACCCATCCACGCACCGAGGACGCTTTTGATCCGCAATCGCCAGAGCCGCCCGCGGTGCAACCGTTCGCGCTGCTGCAACAGCGGATCGGTCGCAAAACCCTCGACAAGAAAATCCTCGAAGACGTGCCGGTGGTGGTGCTCGCCTACGACTTGCTTGAATGGCAAGGCGAAGACTGGCGCAATCAGCCGCAGGCCAAGCGTCGTGCGCAACTGGAAGAGGTCATCGCCCGCTGCAACAGCCCGGTGCTGTTGGCCTCCCCCGTATTGACCGGCTCAGACTGGTTCGACCTTGCGCGGCAACGTGAGGCGTCCCGGCGCCTGGGCGTCGAGGGCATGATGCTCAAGGCCCGTGACGCCTTGTATGGTGTGGGCCGGACCAAGGACATGGGGGTGTGGTGGAAATGGAAGGTCGACCCGTTCAGTGTCGATGCGGTGCTGATTTACGCTCAGCGCGGGCATGGTCGCCGCGCCAGTCTGTACAGCGACTACACCTTTGCCGTGTGGGACGGCCCGCCCGAATCCAGTCAACGGGCATTAGTGCCGTTCGCCAAGGCCTATTCGGGGCTGACCGATGAGGAAATGCGCCAGGTCGACAGCATCGTACGCAAGACCACGGTGGAGAAGTTCGGCCCGGTGAGCAGTGTGAAACCGAGTCTGGTGTTCGAACTCGGTTTCGAAGGCATTGCTCTGTCGCGGCGCCACAAGAGCGGGATCGCCGTAAGGTTTCCACGGATGCTGCGCTGGCGGCAGGACAAGACTGTGGATGAGGCGGACAGTCTTGCTACTTTGCAAGATCTGCTGGCTTGA
- a CDS encoding SEC-C metal-binding domain-containing protein produces MTQQPHVHGPDCNHDHDHHHDHDHGHVHGPNCGHAHQEPVRNALKDVGRNDPCPCGNGKKFKKCHGA; encoded by the coding sequence ATGACTCAGCAACCTCATGTCCATGGCCCTGACTGCAACCACGATCATGACCATCACCACGATCACGATCACGGCCATGTCCACGGCCCGAACTGCGGCCACGCCCACCAGGAACCGGTGCGCAACGCCCTGAAAGACGTCGGCCGCAACGACCCTTGCCCATGCGGCAACGGCAAGAAATTCAAAAAGTGCCACGGCGCTTGA